The Syntrophotalea acetylenivorans genome contains the following window.
AGGTCCTCTTCAAGCTGTAAATCCTCATCAACAGTCCCACCTCTGGGACGAGTGCCGGCGATGGGACGCACTTCCACTTCCGCTCCGACCTTTCGAACCAGCACTTCCGGAGAGGCACCGATGACCAAGGTTTTCTCAAAACGGAGAAAAAACATATAGGGAGATGGATTCAGGGTACGCAGAGCCCGATAAACATCGAAGGGAGGCGCGCCTAGGCGACCGGAAAGGCGCTGAGACAGAACTACTTGGATTATGTCGCCAGCGCGGACATACTCCTTGCACTGTTCAACAGCGGCCATAAATTCCTCCGCCGTAAAATCGGAGACGAAATCTTCCGCTGGACCATAGGCGGGTTCGGCAGAGATGGCGGCCAAAGGACTGCGCAACTTCTCAATAAGCTGATCAATTGCAACCAAGGCCTGACGATAGGCGACCTCCGGATCCTCATCCTCAGACAATGCAACATTACACACCACCTTGATCGTCTGGGCGACATTATCAAAAATAAGCAGGGTATCAGTCAGCAGAAAGCAGGCATCATAAGCCCCGATCTGCTGTTTGGAACAAGATGGCAGATCCTCGAAAAAACGGACCATATCGTACCCAAGATAGCCAACCAATCCTCCAAAGAATGGCGGTAAACCGTCGACCTGAACAGGTCGATAGGCCTCCATAAATTGTTTAATTTCTGCCAGGGGATCGGCGCTGGTACCGCTGTGAACAGAACCGTCTCGGCCAAGAACTTCAAATTGCTGGCCGCTGCAACGGAAGATCTTGCCAGGATTACTGCCGAGAAAAGAATAACGAGCCCACTTTTCACCGCCAGCGATGCTTTCCAGTAAAAAAGAATTCTGCCCGTCATCGATTTTTTTAAAGGCGGAAACGGGCGTTTCCATATCGGCCAGGATCTCTCGATAAACCGGGATCAGATTGCCCTGTTTGGCAAAGAGACGAAATTGCTTTAGAGAAGGAAAATACATTATGGGCTCCAGTAACTTAAGTAGGCAAAGCTACCATGGACAGCCGCGGTCGGTCAAGATTCAAGCCATTGGCTACAACAAAGAAAAAAGGCAAGGGGAACAACCCCCTTGCCTTTTTTCCTGATATATGAGCAGGTGCCTAGTCTTTGTCTTCGGCTTCAGCTTCTGACTCAGCCACGACTTCCTCGGTAGCAGCCTCAACTACAGGCTCTTCAACAGGAGCAACATCAGCTGCAGCCTCGGCAACTACTTTTTTGGGACGGGGAGTGAATTCCTCCTCGACCAATTCGATCAGACATACCGGTGCATTGTCGCCCGCACGATTGCCAAGCTTGATAATCCGAGTGTAACCACCGGGACGGTCTTTGTATCGGGGCGCGACCATTTCAAACAGCTTACCAACAACCTTGCGATCACGAATGACCTGCAGGGCCTGCCGCCGAGCGTGCAAATCTCCACGCTTACCGAGGGTGATCATCTTCTCAGCAACTTTCCGCAACTCTTTAGCACGAGTTATGGTCGTGGTGATTTTTTCATGATCGAGAAGCGATGTCACCATGTTGCGCATCATGGCGGCCCGATGACTCGAATTGCGGCCAAGCCGCCTGCCGGATTTATTGTGACGCATTGTTCTACGGTCCTTTCTTCGTTACTTAACGGGATCGCGGAGGATCAAAGATCCTCACTTCCCTCACGAATCATCTTAAGATATTCAGGGTCGGGAAAACCCTCCAGGGCCATCCCCAGAGACAAGCCCATCTCAGCCAAGATGTCCTTGATCTCATTCAGTGATTTGCGTCCGAAGTTCTGGGTTTTAAGCATTTCAGCTTCGGACCGCTGCACAAGGTCACCGATCAGGTGAATATTGGCATTTTTGAGGCAGTTGGCGCTACGCACCGAAAGCTCAAGCTCATCCACTGAACGATAGAGGTTTTCGTTAATCTTTCGACTCTCTTCATTCTCGTCGACGCCGTGCGTTTCAGCTTCTTCATCAAAATTGATGAAAATCTGCAACTGTTCCTTAAGAATCTTAGCCCCGTAGGCAACAGCATCATCAGCACGCACGCTGCCATCGGTAAAGACCTCGAGATTCAGCTTATCAAAGTTGGTGATCTGCCCAACACGAGCGTTGGTTACAGTAAAGTTCACCTTCTTGATAGGCGAGAAGATAGCATCAATCGGAATGGTGCCTACCGGTGCCTTTTCATCACGATTGCGCTCGGCAGGGACATAACCCTTACCCATAGCCACAACCATGTCCATTTCAACATCCGCTTCTTTGGAGCAGGTCAAAATATGATGATCAGGGTTAAGCACCTCGACATGTGAGTCGGTCACAATGTCACCTGCCGTTATTACCCCGGCACCCTTTTTGACAATGCGAATGTTTCGTACCTCATTGCCGTGCAACTTAAGCAAAACACCCTTGAGGTTCAAAATAATGTCGGTGACATCCTCGGTAACACCGGGGATTGTCGAGAACTCATGGAGTACGCCTTTAATCCGTACGGACGTAATAGCGGCACCCTGTAAAGACGACAAAAGAACTCGGCGCAGGGCATTACCCAAAGTAGTGCCAAATCCACGTTCAAAAGGTTCCGCCTTAAACTTCCCATAAGTATCGGACAGACTGTCCGATTCAATCTGGAGGCGCTTGGGCTTGATGAGATCTCTCCAGTTTTTATACATTCGTATCCTCCATAATGAGGTTACAACCGCCTCAGGCCGCGATTACTTCGAGTAGAGCTCGACGATCAACTGCTCCTGGAACGCAGGAGTCGTCATCTCTTCGCGAACAGGCAGAGTCTTCAAGGTTCCCTTAAAGGCATCCCGCTCCAACTCTACCCAGGAAGGTACGCCACGCCGCATCACACCGTCGAGAGAATCGTTGACACGCGTGATCTGACGGCTCTTTTCACGCAATTCGACGACGTCGTTGATGCGCATGATAAAAGAGGGAATATTTACTTTGCGACCATTGACCAGAAAATGTCCCTGACGGATGAGCAAACGAGCCTCATTGCGGGAACTGGCAAAGCCGAGACGGTAAACAACACTATCGAGCCGACGCTCAAGCAATACGAGCAGGTTCTCGCCAGTTACGCCCTTTGCACGATCAGCCTTGGCAAAATAAGCGCGGAACTGCTTCTCAAGCAAACCGTAAGTGCGTTTAACACGTTGCTTTTCACGCAACTGGGTTCCGTATTCAGAGACCTTAACACGACCCTGGCCATGAATGCCCGGGGCATAGTTCCGCCGTTCAACAGCACACTTGTCGGTGTAGCACCTGTCCCCTTTCAGGAACAACTTCATATTTTCCCTTCTACACTGACGGCAGACGGGTCCAGTATATCTAGCCAACGTTCATCCTCCTTGTATGGTTAGACTCTTCTGCGCTTCGGCGGCCGACAACCGTTGTGCGGAATGGGGGTCACATCCTTAATCATGCTGATGTTCAGACCAGCAGCCGAAATGGCTCTCAGGGCTGATTCACGGCCGGAGCCGGGACCTTTAACACGAATTTCAACTGAACGCATGCCATGCTCTTGCGCTTTCTTGGCAGCTTCTTCAGCAGCAATCTGGGCCGCGAAAGGGGTACTCTTACGGGAACCCTTAAAGCTATTGGCACCACAAGTCGACCAGGAAACCACATTACCGCTGACATCAGTAAACGTCACGATAGTATTATTGAAGGTTGCCTGAATGTGCGCAATACCATTAGCAACATTCTTTTTTTCTCTACTCTTTCTTACCGTCTTCTTACCAGGCTTAGCCATGGTTCCTCCGATTATTTCTTCTTACCAGCCACAGTTTTTCTAGGCCCCTTCCGGGTCCGTGCGTTGGTTTTGGTTTTCTGTCCGCGCACCGGCAGACCGCGGCGGTGACGCAGGCCGCGATAGCAGCCTAAATCCATAAGGCGCTTGATATTGGTCGAAACAACCCGGCGCAAATCGCCCTCAACCTCATATCCGCCGTCAATAACCTCTCTGATCTTAGCAACTTCAGCGTCGGTCAGATCGTCAGTGCGGGTATTGGGATCCACTCCGGCTTTCTGCAAAATATTTTGGGACAAAGACCGGCCTACACCGTAGATGTAGGTGAGGGCAATCTCAATCCGTTTATTTCTTGGTAAGTCGTTACCAGCAATACGTGCCAATGTATTTTCCTCCTGATCCGGTTATCCCTGCTTCTGCTTGTGCTTGGGATTTTCGCAGATGACCCTAAGAATTCCCTTGCGCTTAATTACTTTGCACTTAACGCAAATCGGTTTGACCGAAGCTCGCACTTTCATTGATTGTTCCTTTGTCCTATTAAGAAGTCGGCTAAACGAAGCTGCTTAAAAACGGCGCTCTTCCTTAACCGGGTGCCTATCAGATCTGAGTTAAAATCTGGGGTCCGTTCTCGGTAACAGCCACAGTGTGTTCAAAATGAGCCGATGGTCGGCCATCAACTGTAACCGCTGTCCAGCCATCACGCAAAATCTTTACCCCCGGAGAACCGGCATTAACCATTGGCTCGATCGCCAAGGTCATGCCAGAACGAAGTTGCTCACCACGCCCGGCACCGGGAACAAAATTGGGGATCTGAGGTTCTTCGTGCAGACCTTTGCCTATTCCATGCCCTACAAATTCTCTCACCACGCTGAATCCTTCCGCCTCAACGCAAGTCTGCACGGCTCGAGCAACATCATAGAGAAAACCTTGACACTGAACCTGTTCAATCGCCAGCGAAAGAGATTTTTCAGTGACCTCTATTAAATGTTGTTTTTCCTTGTTAATTTTACCAACGGGCACGGTGAAAGCGGAATCACCATAAAATCCGCGATAGATCACCCCGAAGTCAATACTCAGAATGGTCCCTTCAGAAAGCGGCCGATCATTTGGAAATCCATGGACAACCTGCTCATCTGGTGACGAACAAATACTGTATGGAAACCCGCCATAGCCCTTGAAGGCCGGCTTGGCCTGCCGCTTGCGGCATTCTTTTTCAGCTAAGCGATCCAACTCACCCGTAGTTACGCCTGGTTTGATCCGCTCTTTTAGCAGCGCGAGTATTTCCGCAACCACTCTCCCAGCGTCCCTCATCTTTCCGAGTTCAGCCTGAGATTTTAAAATTATCATTACTTGGAGCCCACAGCCACCAGGATCTGATCCTGCACCTTAGAGATTTCCTGCATGCCATCAACCGTCCGAACAAGGTCGGCTTGCTGATAGTAATCGATCAGAGGTGCCGTCTGTTCAGCATAAACCTCTAAACGTTTACGGATGGTCATCTCCTGGTCATCATCGCGGAGGTAAAGTTCACCGCCGCAGCTATCGCAGATGCCTTCCTGCGATGGCGGATCGAAACGTACGTGAAACATTTTACCGCAGTCACGACATGTTCGACGACCAGTGATACGCTCTACAACCGCGTCACTATCGACCTCAAGAGAAATCACTGCGTCAAGATCTTTACCAAGATTCTGCAAGCAGGTCTGAAGGGCATCGGCCTGAGGCACTGTACGGGGAAAACCATCTAAGATGAACCCAGGATTACAATCGGCCATCGCCAACCGTTCCTGAACGATTCCAACGACGACTTCATCAGCCACCAAAGCCCCTGCGTCCATCATGGCTTTAGCCTTGCGCCCCATCGGGGTTCCTTCTCGAACGGCAGAGCGAAGCATATCCCCAGTTGAAATCTGGGGTATTCCGAGCTTTTCAGAAATCATTTTTGCCTGGGTCCCCTTGCCCGAACCGGGCGGACCCAAAAAGATCATCTTCACAGGATCTCCTCCATACTAACCCTGCCGCCCCTTGAGGGTGACCCCCTTCATAAAGCCCTCATAGGACCGAGAGATCAAATGCGCTTCAATCTGCGCGGCAGTATCAAGACCAACCCCGACTACAATGAGTAGCGAGGTGCCGCCAAAAAAGAACTGGACATTAAACGAACTGATCAAAATTGTCGGCAACACGCATACCGCTGCGATGTAGATAGCACCAGCAAAAGTCAGTCGGTTTAATACATCATTAATATAGTCAGAGGTAGCCTTACCAGGCCTGATACCAGGAATATAGCCGCCCTGTTTTTTTACATTTTCCGCCACATCCAACGGGTTGAAAGTAACAGCCGTGTAGAAGTAACAGAAGAAGATGATAAATGCAACAAAAATGACATTATAAAGGATATGGGTCGGTGTCATCATGGCTGCAAATGCCTGCACCCACTCAATCTCAACCAGATTAGCGATTGTCGCAGGGAACATGATAATAGAGCTGGCGAAAATGGGTGGAATTACACCACTCATATTGACCTTGAGAGGCAAATGGCTTTTTTGTCCACCGTAGTTACGCATGCCCACGACGCGTTTGGCATAGTGAATGGGCAGCCTTCGCTGACCACGTTCCATAAACACAATCGCGCCGATAACAGCCACCATAACTGCAAGGATAACAATCATGACGAACAAGCTGATGGCGCCTGTATTCATAAGCCGAAGCGTATTGACAACCGCAGCCGGCATATTAGCCACAATACCTGCGAAAATGATCAGCGAAATACCGTTTCCGATCCCCCGCTCGGTAATCTGCTCGCCGAGCCACATGATAAAGGCAGTGCCGGCGGTGAGGGTCAAGACAGTCAACAGAATAAAACCAAGACCTGGTC
Protein-coding sequences here:
- the trpE gene encoding anthranilate synthase component I — encoded protein: MYFPSLKQFRLFAKQGNLIPVYREILADMETPVSAFKKIDDGQNSFLLESIAGGEKWARYSFLGSNPGKIFRCSGQQFEVLGRDGSVHSGTSADPLAEIKQFMEAYRPVQVDGLPPFFGGLVGYLGYDMVRFFEDLPSCSKQQIGAYDACFLLTDTLLIFDNVAQTIKVVCNVALSEDEDPEVAYRQALVAIDQLIEKLRSPLAAISAEPAYGPAEDFVSDFTAEEFMAAVEQCKEYVRAGDIIQVVLSQRLSGRLGAPPFDVYRALRTLNPSPYMFFLRFEKTLVIGASPEVLVRKVGAEVEVRPIAGTRPRGGTVDEDLQLEEDLLADPKECAEHIMLVDLGRNDIGRVCRTGSVEVSELMVIERYSHVMHIVSNVHGLLRSDCDAYDVLRATFPAGTLSGAPKIRAMEIIEELEPARREIYGGAVGYFSFSGNMDMAIAIRTLVVHDDRIHLQAGAGIVADSDPASEYEETLNKARGVMKAIDMARKGLD
- the rplQ gene encoding 50S ribosomal protein L17; the encoded protein is MRHNKSGRRLGRNSSHRAAMMRNMVTSLLDHEKITTTITRAKELRKVAEKMITLGKRGDLHARRQALQVIRDRKVVGKLFEMVAPRYKDRPGGYTRIIKLGNRAGDNAPVCLIELVEEEFTPRPKKVVAEAAADVAPVEEPVVEAATEEVVAESEAEAEDKD
- a CDS encoding DNA-directed RNA polymerase subunit alpha translates to MYKNWRDLIKPKRLQIESDSLSDTYGKFKAEPFERGFGTTLGNALRRVLLSSLQGAAITSVRIKGVLHEFSTIPGVTEDVTDIILNLKGVLLKLHGNEVRNIRIVKKGAGVITAGDIVTDSHVEVLNPDHHILTCSKEADVEMDMVVAMGKGYVPAERNRDEKAPVGTIPIDAIFSPIKKVNFTVTNARVGQITNFDKLNLEVFTDGSVRADDAVAYGAKILKEQLQIFINFDEEAETHGVDENEESRKINENLYRSVDELELSVRSANCLKNANIHLIGDLVQRSEAEMLKTQNFGRKSLNEIKDILAEMGLSLGMALEGFPDPEYLKMIREGSEDL
- the rpsD gene encoding 30S ribosomal protein S4, which produces MARYTGPVCRQCRRENMKLFLKGDRCYTDKCAVERRNYAPGIHGQGRVKVSEYGTQLREKQRVKRTYGLLEKQFRAYFAKADRAKGVTGENLLVLLERRLDSVVYRLGFASSRNEARLLIRQGHFLVNGRKVNIPSFIMRINDVVELREKSRQITRVNDSLDGVMRRGVPSWVELERDAFKGTLKTLPVREEMTTPAFQEQLIVELYSK
- the rpsK gene encoding 30S ribosomal protein S11; translation: MAKPGKKTVRKSREKKNVANGIAHIQATFNNTIVTFTDVSGNVVSWSTCGANSFKGSRKSTPFAAQIAAEEAAKKAQEHGMRSVEIRVKGPGSGRESALRAISAAGLNISMIKDVTPIPHNGCRPPKRRRV
- the rpsM gene encoding 30S ribosomal protein S13 codes for the protein MARIAGNDLPRNKRIEIALTYIYGVGRSLSQNILQKAGVDPNTRTDDLTDAEVAKIREVIDGGYEVEGDLRRVVSTNIKRLMDLGCYRGLRHRRGLPVRGQKTKTNARTRKGPRKTVAGKKK
- the rpmJ gene encoding 50S ribosomal protein L36, whose product is MKVRASVKPICVKCKVIKRKGILRVICENPKHKQKQG
- the map gene encoding type I methionyl aminopeptidase, which translates into the protein MIILKSQAELGKMRDAGRVVAEILALLKERIKPGVTTGELDRLAEKECRKRQAKPAFKGYGGFPYSICSSPDEQVVHGFPNDRPLSEGTILSIDFGVIYRGFYGDSAFTVPVGKINKEKQHLIEVTEKSLSLAIEQVQCQGFLYDVARAVQTCVEAEGFSVVREFVGHGIGKGLHEEPQIPNFVPGAGRGEQLRSGMTLAIEPMVNAGSPGVKILRDGWTAVTVDGRPSAHFEHTVAVTENGPQILTQI
- a CDS encoding adenylate kinase, encoding MKMIFLGPPGSGKGTQAKMISEKLGIPQISTGDMLRSAVREGTPMGRKAKAMMDAGALVADEVVVGIVQERLAMADCNPGFILDGFPRTVPQADALQTCLQNLGKDLDAVISLEVDSDAVVERITGRRTCRDCGKMFHVRFDPPSQEGICDSCGGELYLRDDDQEMTIRKRLEVYAEQTAPLIDYYQQADLVRTVDGMQEISKVQDQILVAVGSK
- the secY gene encoding preprotein translocase subunit SecY — its product is MIKSIQNIFSIPELRRRILFTLGMLAVYRVGCHIPTPGIDAQVLAKFFEGSQGTLLGMVSAFTGGALQRMTVFALGIMPYISASIIMQLLGVVFEPVERLAKEGEQGRKTITKWTRYGTIVLSIVQGAGIAVGLQQMSGPAGEPVVPGPGLGFILLTVLTLTAGTAFIMWLGEQITERGIGNGISLIIFAGIVANMPAAVVNTLRLMNTGAISLFVMIVILAVMVAVIGAIVFMERGQRRLPIHYAKRVVGMRNYGGQKSHLPLKVNMSGVIPPIFASSIIMFPATIANLVEIEWVQAFAAMMTPTHILYNVIFVAFIIFFCYFYTAVTFNPLDVAENVKKQGGYIPGIRPGKATSDYINDVLNRLTFAGAIYIAAVCVLPTILISSFNVQFFFGGTSLLIVVGVGLDTAAQIEAHLISRSYEGFMKGVTLKGRQG